Part of the Plasmodium knowlesi strain H genome assembly, chromosome: 11 genome is shown below.
ATAATGCCATGTACGTGGTATATGCCTTTTGGAGTGTTCACGTATGTGTTATATACATTGTTACATAGTCGTGCGTagtgtataatatatatatgctcatGTGCGAAGGCGTGGCGTATTGCATTAGCGGTTAGGGCTACATTCGAGTAGTTATCGCGGGCTCCTATAGCCCTTTGTCGCCGTTCTCACGTCATGTTAAATAAGAGGGCTTTTTCGCACAGCAGTGTTTGCCTGCGCCAAAGTAGCCGCCACCTCGATATGTGCGTTTGCATGCACAGGTAGAGAGTCGGTGCGCAGGACGAACGCATGATGTGCGACCACCCCCCACACACGTAGCAGTTACTATGCAGTGTTACATAAGTGCCCATATGCGCCTTAACCAGATACTCATATGTAATTTCCCACATTGCacgcttaatttttttgagaTGCATTTAATAATGCCTATGCATTTGAGAACATACATTTAAGGTGAGAGAGTAGAGAAGACTAAGACATTCTCTTTATTCAACCACCATTTATGCTTCGTGAATTATACGATTCATTGTTGTGATCATCCTTCTGTGCTGATGCACCCCTTCTAATTATTCAACTTTATCTCACATTGAGACATGCGTCTTTTCACATCACACGTATGTGTGTCTGCAGTAAAACCACAGTGTGCAGAGACATGCTCGCCTGtgaatatgcacatgtgtatttatgtatatagatATGCTCACTgtgcttattcctatatgGAGTCTTCTTATGCACATCCGTTTTCAGATGCATAGTCAAACATACACGTTGCATAAAAGAGCGCACACCCACGGTGTAGCATTTTAGTAGATGCATATGTTTTGTGTTCCTCCGCCGAAAATCCAGtctatttatttcttttcttttattttttttatattccttccttaggACCAACATATTGTGCAGTATCTGCGCTAACCGCATTTGTGTACTTATCTAAAAATTAACATCTTCCTTCATGTAATCAAATTAagttttatttaaattttttttattttattaagcCCGTTTTAATGTAGAACCCTTCGCATGAGGGTTATTTAATTCTGGCCATTTGTCCGCACGTGTTTTTCTTATATATGTGCAACGGTGGATCCGTCGTATCACATTCCGTTTTGGTTATAGAATagcatgttcatttttcacgcAGAGACCTATGTCCAACTGTACTTTCGTATATGAATAGCTTTCTATGCGAGTGCCTATGTGTACCGCTGAGTGATCACTATCTCTTTTTCCACGTGTGTAGAGGAACTCAGCCTTGAAAGCTAGAAGGTTTGGCTTTACTgagttttcccctttttataaTGAACCCCATATAAGCGCACTCGTATAATACGTACAAATTAagtttttattcttctcaatttttatttttttttttttatttttatttttttttttattttatttttttttctcgcgtTTAATATTTTGATGATATAGGTGGGATTGCATCTTCTATATACCCATAGTATAAAAGTGTGTCCCCACTATTTTGTGTTGCGTTTTGTGCAAACATAAAACGAACACATATAGTTAGTTTTATAAGTGCCACCAGGTGTTATGCCTACGTACTCTTACGCGGGCTCCAAGCGAGATATATTCTACTTGAACGCATTGTGTTGTTTTAGAATTGTAATAAGTGCTACTTGGCATTACGCTATGTAGGAGCATATCCCCTTGTATAAGGATGATATGCCGTCTAACTTGATTTTATATTAATTTGTATGCAGGCATACGCAGCATACTATttgtatgtaaatatatgtatgcatgtctAAATTGCGTGTCTTTCGCTTCTtcagtgcctttttttttttttttttctttctttcttttttttttttttttgaacaactTTTTATGAACTAAAGTGTAGCCTCTGAAGTGAGGTGGTCAACAGGTTCGTACACACAAACTTGCAGTTGTATATTTGTTACCAATCTTTGGATGTTACGTTGATCAGATTCCTCtgaggaaatacaaaaaaaaaaaaaaaaaaaaaaaaaaaaagtgacacaACGGAATTGTAACGTAAAAGTGTACCCATCACGGTGAAGTAAAACCAACGTGGAGACCAAAACAAACATTAACTCCATTCGAAGACAAAATGTTCAAAGGGAGTAGCAACAGAATGAATGGGCACTCATTTTATGGGAACCCAAATGAGCCCGACGTGAGTAACCATCACCCCAAAAGCGCCAACAACGTTTTCTGTAGCAACATTATTTCGAGGCAAGAATTTAATAAGGATTTCATGAGGAGTAGGAATTTTTTGGAGGAGCAAAATTTCAATGGGTGTTCGAATGGTCTTTCCAAGGTGGGGAGTGCAAACAACGGCATGGTGTATGTGAATAGCCATGGGGAGTTGGTCCATTTGGATTACAACGGGCACGCCGCCCCTAGGGGCATGAAGGGGCAGTTGTATAGTGGGCATGTTGGTGGGCACCCTAGCGGTAATTTTAGCAGTCAAGTGAGTGGCAACCTTAGTAGCCACCTTAGCAGTCAAGCTAGCGGCCATTTTAGTCGACCCAGCTTGAACGGAAGTAACGTGTTCAAGAAGGTGCTCCCAAACCAAGCTGAATACATACACGGGGATTtccttggagaaaaaaagaaaatctaCCACAGTCAAAGTCTAGGGAATAACGCCCCCATGATGGAGGCACCTACTAGCAAGTGCAACGTTAATGCCAATGAAATAATGAACAAGCGCTTATTTATCAATAATCTTAtcgaaataaaagagaaactGAACAACATTAAAAGGGAGAGGATGGATTATGAGAAGGAggatgaagagaaggaagaggaggaaaatgctaACTACATGGttcatttaaaaagttaTGATAAATTGAAGAATTCATATTCATTAACAAATGTAAATAAAGTGCaggagaaaattatgaacaaggTCAAGGCccaggaggagaaaaaaaaaatgtcttacAGTACCTTTTTTGAAGATTGCGGGGGGGATGTGAATTACCCAGGCGGTCAGATCAATGGTCAAATCAATGGTCATATCAGCGGTCACCCCAGCAGTCACCCCAGCAGTCGCATCTGCAATCCATCGCAGCAGAATGAGCAATATGCCAAGttcgaaaaaaggaaaagcgcCGAACAGATGGATGAAGAGAGCAACTACGTGTTTTACGACTTGAAGCAATACCTAGGAGAGAACCACCGGCAGAAGAAGGGATACTTTGGAATGAATGGTGTCTATGGGGAGAAGCAGGGAGAAATGTCACTCGATCATCCATCAGGTCGTCCATCTGATCGTGCAGTCGAACGGGCGGGTGGTCGGCTCGCAGAGCAACTGAATGATCCTCTCCAAGATCGGAAGTACGATAGTTACTTGGATCGAAAGTGCAATAATTTGCATGACcgacattttgaaaaattcctTGTCAGGAAGGAAGACCAAGAAAAGGCGAAAAATGatcagaaggaaaaacaaagtaAGTACGAACACCTTCAGAAGATTGGAACAGCAGTCGGTGGAGCTAGTGATCATATGATGAGAATGGTGTTGGAGCAAGAGAGTTTGTATAACAATATGCAGAAACATGCAGGTCCTTCCAAAGCCCTATATACAAACAGTGTGAAGGGCCTTAAGGTTGTTGATAATGTTATGTGTTGCCTACCTCCAGAAGACACCAATcataaggggaagaagaacataCCGACGATGATGTATTTAGGAGGATCTGTTTCACCCCCAGGAGTAGGTGGTATTGGGGGGGTGGATCCATGTGGCAAGGTTTTTAACGAGAGCAACGTATACGACGTGCCAACCAGTTTATATCTGAGCAAGGGGCTAAGGGATGAAGATAATTTGAAGAGAATGTTAAATGCAAGCacgaagaaggttttaaattATGAGGAAGATTATCGAATGCATCCTTCCGAAGGGTATCAATTATACAAAAGTAAGAAGAACGGAGGAGGTGCTGGTTGTATTGAAAACGGAGCAGGGGCACAGATGGGAACGACGTCTACGCCATTaaggaatgaaaatgaaaattacgTGGGAAAAAGTTGCAGCTGTACGAATTATGGTAAGAAGAAAGGGGCAATGACCGATGCAGTATCGAGAGGGAATTGTTCCGGAGATCACCTGAAAAAGGTGGTAGGtaggatagaaaaaaatgggaatttgGCTGAACAAGTGAAGGGAAGTGGAGCGGGAGGTAGTATGGACATGCGGatggaaaataataaaggggaaaaaaacgtatGCAGAAAAAACAGTGGAGCATCTATGAGTAACAATATCAATTTGAACGTGTCTGACACCGACCTTAATGGAAACAAGAACTCAAGCGAGAAGAGGAATTCTTATGATAACAACAACGGTATGATCAGCAACAATAGTATAAATAACGTAGATAACACAGTGGcatattttaaagaaaattgtCTGAGCAATGAAAATGTGGTGTAcgacgaggaaaaaaaaatttttaaaacaaaggaaaactgtaatattaaaatatataggaGAAGCttagaaaaggagaaaatgctGAACTTCCCTTTAATCCATTTGGGTGAAAATGATGTTATAGTTAAGAggataaaattatattatcccataagaaatgaaaatatatttacaaatatatcaaaaattatttttatgacAAGTACGAATATCTGCTCGTTGTATCTTTCAGATTCTTATCTTATTCATTATGATGATGTGAAAATTCAATCCTACCTTTCGAAGGGAGGCTTTGGAGTTGTTTATAAGGGAATTCTTTTGAGGAAGCtgaaaaaatgcgaaattaTGTATGGCGCCAGTGGGAAATACAGCAAGGCGTTGTCAAATCAGAACAGCTTAAAGGGGCTAGGGGGAGCTAGCGGTGAGACTGCAGGAAGGACacaggggggaagaagcTCCCATAGACAATTGAACGGGGAAGATAATGATCAGGAtaatgatgaggatgaggcGTACGAACAGGAGCAACAACAGATGGAACAACAACTGGACGAGCGGAGAAATGTGCTTCACGCGGATGGAGGGAACCAAGACGGATCGAGCAACTACGCAGATAACAGTAATGTACAGGATGGTGCTGAGTCGAAGGGGAACTCAGGTCATGCGAGTGGACCAAATCGAAGCACCCCGAACAGTAACTCTCCCAAGGGAGATTTCCCAAACAAGCATTTCCccatgaagaagaagaaaagtcaCAACAGCGACAACAGCAAACTTAGCAGAAGCACGAAGAAGTTATGTAATTTGCGAAATCAGTTGATTGAGAAAATATTCGATACGTTCAAGAATCCAGTAAACCCCAACGGTGGTGGTAGTGGAATGAATGGTGGGTACCCCCTCAGAGGAGCAgagagagaagaagaagctcgGGAGGTACAAccggaggaggaagaagatgaacaGCCCTATGACGAcgatgagagaaaaaaaaattgtgataTTGAAGATATTCTAAAAAGTTGGGATGATGATAAGGCGAATCAggaggtgaagaagaaagcgATTAATCATGATAATTATAACATGAGCAAGGGGAATGAGAGAATGCTATTGAGGAACGGAGAAAAGTTTGGAATCGGTAATGTGAACCCTGGGGAGGATGTGGAAGATGCTGAATTTGGATCTGACGGGGAGAAAAACCCAGAACAAAAGCAGATGGACAAAGAAGAAgctatggaaaaaatggacctgaaaaaaggaagcaattGTATACACGTACAGGAAATAAGaaagttaaagaaaaaaatgctaaacTTTATTTattcgaaaaaaacaaatgagaaaataataattgatagagatgaattttttatcgAAGCCAagagaattttttataaattaaaaatgatgaacaatACGGAGTTAGATAAAAAGTATCATGAAGAAATAATTGCGTACTTGTTGTTAGACGTGTACCATAACAACACTGCATACAAAAATAGCCTCTGCTTCCTGTacgtgaagggaaaaaatattataacgTACGGAATGAATAAGGAAAGTCTCTATATATttgataataaaaatattttccactaCTACAGTGATAAGTGCATATTCAAAATTGTGTTTATCGATGAACACAAGGAATTGAAGAAGTATCAGAACCTCACCGTTTTCAATGTGCTAAATAATGAAAGGATGATGAAAACTTCTTCTCTCCTCAAGCACGAAAttaataaacataaaaatggattgAATAAGTTGGCAATCATTCCCTTTAGCAAGATGAATATGAGCCACCTGCTGAATGCGCTAATATTTGGATTTCTgaagttcctttttaatttaaggaagaagtatCATAAGCAGCCAAATAATTGCTCCTGTTATCCTCAAGGGGAAGACTTGCAGAGTACCCCAAATGGAAAGAGcttgaagaaaatgatggAGAGAGAACAAGATAACAACCAGACGAACATGTCAAATAATAAcgcttttttctccaacCTACAGTATACGAATTCGGATGCATGTGGTGATGGCGCTTTCAATTTTAATAAGGAAGATAGAGATTCCATTATTCttcaggaaaaaattaacatgcTTGATGAGTTCCTCTGCTGCAATTACGAGGAAGTGAGTGCAGACTATGCGGGAGGGAAAAGCAAGATAATGGGTGGTAGCGGTAGCGGAAATAACGACAGAAGTGATGAGACGGAGAATAACAACGGGGTTGGTACTGGTAGTGGAAGTGGGGTAACTGCGCATGGAAGTAGTGGACGAAGTAACAACGTGCATAGGGATGAGGCTGATAAAATGGGAAGTACAAGCAAGGCTAACTTGCATCTAAGCAATAACGGTGCAGGGAGCAGTACCGTGCTGAACACGAACAATACGGATGAGTCAAAAACTACCATGATGATGAATGTGTCTAGGAAAAAGAACGCTTTTAAAGATTATGGCAACGAGCGGGAGTACAACTACAGTGGTAAGGTGAGCAACCGGGAGGAGGCGCAACAACATTTGGAGGATGTGTGCGCTGAAAACTGCGGTAGGGATGAGGGGGAGAACGATGGTGACCAGGACGACAACGATGATGGTAGTGACGATGATGGTAGTGACGATGATGGtagtgatgatgatggtagtgatgatgatgatgacgatggtGACGCCGATGAAGAAAGAGCTTTTCTATCGCTGTCGCGCGCGGGAAGGAAGGTGAAAGGCACTGGAGAAAAGGGGTTATTACCTGAGGTGAAAAATGTAGGAAGGATGGGGGTTGTTAAAAGTTCAAAATGTAGGGTAGATACGAAAGGGATTAAAAACGCCAAGGTGACATCCTTATCCgtggaagggaaaaacttGCTGAAAATGAAATCCGGGGCGGATGGAAAGGGCGTGAAAAATATGGCTTTTGAGGTTAAGGAAGAAGCAGCAGAGGGAAGAAATTTAATCAACGATTCAGAAAAAGTAGGAGATGAGAAAACATGCGAACAGAGCGAAGAACTTGTACAGGTAAAAACACCAGTGGCTATAAAAATACACGATTTGAAGGACagcaaaaatttaaaaaactttttaagggaaatagaaatatataaaaatattcagcGTCCAAATATTTGTACGTTCTATGGAATATGCATAAGATCAAATAAATTAATGTTACTGTTGGAATACTACCCTAAGggtaatttatttaattttctaaaaaataaaaataaaattcacaAGAAGCAGAGACTAGCATGGGCATCCGAAATGTGTTCTATTGTCCATGCCTTTCATACACATAACCCTCCTGTAATAAATGGAGATATAAAAACATCCAACGTTTTAATAGACAATAATATGCACTTAGTTATGTGTGATTTTGGAAAAGCTCGTTTTAAGAATACAAAACTTTATAGCAACTTTGGCTCCTATAGATATATGGCCCCTGAAACTTTTAGTTGTACATCCGAAGTGACAGAGAAAATTGATATATGGAGTTTAGCATGTTGCATcgttgaaatattttccagCAAGTACCCATACCATAATTTATCGAAGAATATAAAGATTCGACATGAGCTTCTGGTGAATAAGAAGACTCCACACATTCCAAACTTTCTACCCAACTCCATGAAGAAATGCCTGCAGAGGTGCTTCAGTTTCAACCCGGAGGAGAGACCCTGTGCTTACGAGATGTACAAGTGTTTGAAGAAAATC
Proteins encoded:
- a CDS encoding tyrosine kinase-like protein, putative, with the translated sequence MNGHSFYGNPNEPDVSNHHPKSANNVFCSNIISRQEFNKDFMRSRNFLEEQNFNGCSNGLSKVGSANNGMVYVNSHGELVHLDYNGHAAPRGMKGQLYSGHVGGHPSGNFSSQVSGNLSSHLSSQASGHFSRPSLNGSNVFKKVLPNQAEYIHGDFLGEKKKIYHSQSLGNNAPMMEAPTSKCNVNANEIMNKRLFINNLIEIKEKLNNIKRERMDYEKEDEEKEEEENANYMVHLKSYDKLKNSYSLTNVNKVQEKIMNKVKAQEEKKKMSYSTFFEDCGGDVNYPGGQINGQINGHISGHPSSHPSSRICNPSQQNEQYAKFEKRKSAEQMDEESNYVFYDLKQYLGENHRQKKGYFGMNGVYGEKQGEMSLDHPSGRPSDRAVERAGGRLAEQLNDPLQDRKYDSYLDRKCNNLHDRHFEKFLVRKEDQEKAKNDQKEKQSKYEHLQKIGTAVGGASDHMMRMVLEQESLYNNMQKHAGPSKALYTNSVKGLKVVDNVMCCLPPEDTNHKGKKNIPTMMYLGGSVSPPGVGGIGGVDPCGKVFNESNVYDVPTSLYLSKGLRDEDNLKRMLNASTKKVLNYEEDYRMHPSEGYQLYKSKKNGGGAGCIENGAGAQMGTTSTPLRNENENYVGKSCSCTNYGKKKGAMTDAVSRGNCSGDHLKKVVGRIEKNGNLAEQVKGSGAGGSMDMRMENNKGEKNVCRKNSGASMSNNINLNVSDTDLNGNKNSSEKRNSYDNNNGMISNNSINNVDNTVAYFKENCLSNENVVYDEEKKIFKTKENCNIKIYRRSLEKEKMLNFPLIHLGENDVIVKRIKLYYPIRNENIFTNISKIIFMTSTNICSLYLSDSYLIHYDDVKIQSYLSKGGFGVVYKGILLRKLKKCEIMYGASGKYSKALSNQNSLKGLGGASGETAGRTQGGRSSHRQLNGEDNDQDNDEDEAYEQEQQQMEQQLDERRNVLHADGGNQDGSSNYADNSNVQDGAESKGNSGHASGPNRSTPNSNSPKGDFPNKHFPMKKKKSHNSDNSKLSRSTKKLCNLRNQLIEKIFDTFKNPVNPNGGGSGMNGGYPLRGAEREEEAREVQPEEEEDEQPYDDDERKKNCDIEDILKSWDDDKANQEVKKKAINHDNYNMSKGNERMLLRNGEKFGIGNVNPGEDVEDAEFGSDGEKNPEQKQMDKEEAMEKMDLKKGSNCIHVQEIRKLKKKMLNFIYSKKTNEKIIIDRDEFFIEAKRIFYKLKMMNNTELDKKYHEEIIAYLLLDVYHNNTAYKNSLCFLYVKGKNIITYGMNKESLYIFDNKNIFHYYSDKCIFKIVFIDEHKELKKYQNLTVFNVLNNERMMKTSSLLKHEINKHKNGLNKLAIIPFSKMNMSHLLNALIFGFLKFLFNLRKKYHKQPNNCSCYPQGEDLQSTPNGKSLKKMMEREQDNNQTNMSNNNAFFSNLQYTNSDACGDGAFNFNKEDRDSIILQEKINMLDEFLCCNYEEVSADYAGGKSKIMGGSGSGNNDRSDETENNNGVGTGSGSGVTAHGSSGRSNNVHRDEADKMGSTSKANLHLSNNGAGSSTVLNTNNTDESKTTMMMNVSRKKNAFKDYGNEREYNYSGKVSNREEAQQHLEDVCAENCGRDEGENDGDQDDNDDGSDDDGSDDDGSDDDGSDDDDDDGDADEERAFLSLSRAGRKVKGTGEKGLLPEVKNVGRMGVVKSSKCRVDTKGIKNAKVTSLSVEGKNLLKMKSGADGKGVKNMAFEVKEEAAEGRNLINDSEKVGDEKTCEQSEELVQVKTPVAIKIHDLKDSKNLKNFLREIEIYKNIQRPNICTFYGICIRSNKLMLLLEYYPKGNLFNFLKNKNKIHKKQRLAWASEMCSIVHAFHTHNPPVINGDIKTSNVLIDNNMHLVMCDFGKARFKNTKLYSNFGSYRYMAPETFSCTSEVTEKIDIWSLACCIVEIFSSKYPYHNLSKNIKIRHELLVNKKTPHIPNFLPNSMKKCLQRCFSFNPEERPCAYEMYKCLKKIKVVE